The nucleotide window AGGGACAGAAGGCTGTTGAGTGAGATCACCTCCAGACGGTTGGGATGAAGCGTCTGGAGGCGTTTCAAAGTGATTGCCGCAGCTTGACGATCCCCCTGGCTGAGCTGGGCTCTTGCCAGCAGTACCGACCATCGCCAGTCACGCGGATTGAACGCCACCTGCTCCTGGATCAGAGTCAGGCTGGAGGGAGATGAGGTGGCCTTGGGCTCATCATGACGGAGACTCCGTCTCGGCTGAAACTCTTCGTCGACTACGACCCATCCAAGTAACAGGCTTAGGCCGATCCCAATCATCAGCAGATGGGAGGGCCGGATGGGTTGGCGGCGGAACCGTGCCAAGGACATTCGAGATCAAGCAACAGTCTGAGGGGAATCCCTCGCGCTGGCTAGAGTCCCCGCGGGCTAGTGAATGCCCTTAATACCGATGCGCGACCATCCTATTCCCGCGGTGACTGAGCCGCTTCAGTACAGGGCCATCGGTGTCGTGCGCGGAGAGTTCCGTGCGGACTCTGATGAGAAGTCCACGCGCGGACAGCTGATTGATTCCGATGGCCAGGCCTTGGAGTGTGTGGTGCTGGGACGGATGCTCACGTTGATGCGCCGTCATTTGGATATGAGTCAGCCCCATCTGTGGGTTGTGTATCCCCGCTGCCGAGAACAGGAGCATCTGCATCTTCAAATTGCCGGGATTTGGGAACCCAGCACGCTGTCTCGCTCGGATGACCTTGAAGGAAGTGCTCCCGCCGAAGACTCGTTGCCTGAAGGTGATGACTACTTTTCCATCCGAGGGGAGCTTGTCTACACCAAGGCCGAGACGGCGGATGTGGTGGTGAAGGTGCGTCAGCAACCCCGCGCCGATGGCTTTCGGCCTCTTCCTTTCAAGCTTCAGCTGAAAGGTCAGCTTGCTCTGGAGCATCTGCGGCATTTCGTCAGCCTTGATGTGCGCCGACAGGGCCAGTTGCTTCAGATCGAATCTTCAGAAGTGATTGCTCCGATGCCAACACGCGGCGGCAAGGGGCGAGGTGGTGCAGCCCGTCGTGGTGCCTCCAGCACGCGACCGGTCAGTAGCTGATGGCGTCGTCGCCTGTTTCATCCACCACTGCGGGTCTTGCCGTCGCTGGCTGCACAGCTTTGGCTGTGTTTGGGCCCCTTGTCGGGGTGTCTCCGGCTTGGATCGCCCTTCTCATCGGTGGTGGATTGTTGGGACTCACGGTGGATGCCTCCCAGCTCGAAGGGATGGGCGGGCACCTAGTGGCCGAAGCTCTGCCGGGGGGGAAAGCCCGGTTGCGCCGGGTGGCACGCCATGAAGCCGGTCACTGGCTCGTGGCCCGCGACGAGCAGCTGGGTGTGAAGCGCGTGCTGGTTGGAACGCGGGCCTGTCTTGAAGCCGGTTTGCGCTGCAACGGGGCGACCGAGTTCACGCTTCCTGATCAAGCACGTCTGCCCCTTGAGGAGCTTCGCCGCTGGAGTCGAGTGCTGCAGGCCGGCATTGTGGCTGAAGTATTGCTCGAGGGAGCAGCGCGGGGCGGCGAGGACGACCGGGCTTTGCTCGGGCGGATCTGGGGTCTGTCTGGTCAGGATGTGGAGACAGCACAACGGGAGCAACGCCGGGCACGGCGAGAGGTGGAACAATTTCTTCGCCATCACCGCGATGATCTTGAGGCTGTGGCCGAACGGCTGCTGGAGGGCCTGGAACCGGAGGCGGCATGACCTCCCTGTTTGTTGACTGTCCCACCGGTCTCGCCGGAGACATGCTTCTGGCGGCTTGTTTGGATCTCGGTGTTCCCGAGGAGGTGATCCATGAGCCCTTGCGCCAGCTTGGGTTCGCTCATGCCTACGCCCTCAGCGTTGAGGAGGCGTCCAGCGGCGGTCTGCGTGGCTTAAGGCTTGTCGTTGAGAGTACGGAAGACGAGCCGCCCCATCGGCACTGGCGTGAGCTGCGTGATCGCATCAGCGCCTCCCCCCTGTCTGCGCCGTTGCGCCAGCGGATCCTTTCGGTGTTTGAAGCCCTTGCTGAGGCTGAGGCAGCGGTGCATGGCACCGACCCCGAGGCGGTTCATTTCCACGAAGTAGGAGCCATCGACAGTCTTGTCGATGTGGTGGGGGTTTGCGCTGCCCTGGAGCATCTGCAGGTCAGTTCCTTGCTTTGCCAGCCCCCACCAGCAGGTCGGGGCACGGTGACCACGGCCCATGGCGTGTTGCCCGTTCCCGTTCCTGCGGTTCTGGAGTTGGCCAGGCGGCATGGGCTGACCCTGCTCGGCGGCATGGGGTGGCCTGAGGCCGAACTCACCACACCCACAGGATTGGCACTCATGGCCCTGCAGGCTGATGGATTTGGCTGGCCATCGGTTCTTCAACCGGTCGCTACAGGGATCGGACTGGGGCATCGCCAACTTGATCGTCCCAACCTGTTGCGTCTAATCCAGGTGCAGCCCGCTCAGTGTTCTGCTTCTGATCAACCCCAGTGGCAGGAGCTGGTGGTGCAGGAGGCCTGGATTGACGATGCCTCAGCTGAAGCCATTGCCTGGTTGGTTGAGCAGCTTCGTAGCGGTGGGGCCCAGGATGTTGCCTGTGCACCCATTCAGATGAAGAAAGGCCGGGCTGGTACGGCCGTGACCGCCCTGGTGCGAGCAGACCATGCTGACGCGCTGAGGCGGATCTGGTGGCGAGAGAGTCCAACTTTGGGGCTAAGGGAACGGCACCAGGGGCGCTGGGTGCTTCCCCGGCGCAGGGGAATGCTCTCCACGTCCTGGGGGCACCTGGCTGCCAAGCAGGCCCGGCGTCCGGATGGACAACTTGAGGTCAAGCCGGAACGTGATGCTCTGCAGCAGCTGGCCGACAAGTGTGGACTGACACCTTCCCGTCTGCTCAGCCAGCTGCGGCTGGATGGTGAGGGGTTCGAGCCGTGGGAGGACTGGCGATGCTGAAGCTGCGCCGCTTGCAATGGCCTGTCTACCTGCCCGGTGGCCTGAAGCTGTGGGTGACGCTGCTGACCCTTTCCTTCGTCGCCTGGGCGCTCAAAGGGCATGCTGCGGGCTTGCGCAGCCTCACGATTTCGGCCCTGGGCTGGTGGTGGCTGATGCTGGCCATCGGGCTGAGTTGGCTCAGCTTGGTCGTGAATGCTGTCAGTTGGAGAGTCCTTGTTCTCTGGCTGGGCCATGGCACTGGCCAGACCCCTTTGTTGCCGCTCTATCTCAGCAGCAATCTTCTCAAGTACCTCCCCGGTGGGATCTGGCATTTCGTGAAGCGCGTGAGGGCATTAGCCCCCTCCATCGGCACGGGCCCGGCTCTGGTTTCCGTGTTGCTGGAGCCCATGCTGATGGCTGTCGCCGCACTGCTCTGGGTGCCCTTCGGGGGCTTTCAGGGCGGACTCGCGCTGCTCGCTCCTCTGCCGGCCCTGCTTCTCCTGCCTCGCTGGCGGGAGCCGCTTCTGCGTCGCCTCGAGCGTCAGCGGCTGCGCCAGCTCAACCGGGTGCAGGACGATTCGTCAGGTGTTTTGACTGAACCCGAGCAGTACGGAAGCGGCCGTGATGGCTACCCATGGAGCCCCTTGCTGGCTGAGCTGCTGTTTGTGGCCTGCCGTTTCTCAGGATTTTGGGCCTGCCTGCAGGTGTTTGGCCTCAATCAGGTGCTGTCGATCACCGCTTGGCTGGCGGCCTTCGCCCTGGCCTGGACGGCCGGATTGGTGGTGCCGGCAGCCCCAGGAGGCTTGGGTGTCTTTGAGGCGGTGCTTCTGCTGAGGCTGGGGCAGTCGGTTCCTGAGGCGCCGCTTTTGGCTGTGGCGTTGAGTTACCGCCTGGTGGTCACCTTGGCGGATGTCTTGGCTGCCGGGGGCGTGGGGGCGGATAGGGCTCTGTCGGCGCGTTGGCTGGCCTCAAAGGCCTAACCGATCCATGGTGTGTCTGGTGGCAAACACGTCTTGGCTGGGTGCAGTGATCACTTGGCTGTCTCGCATCGAAGCCAAGGGCCTGGATATGGAGAGCCTCTGAGATGGAGACACCGCCCACGGCCGCTCAGGTGTTGCCCTGTCCACTCGCTGCTGGTTGGGAGCTGGTGCGCACGATTCCCCTGCCGCGTACGGGCTCTGATGGACAGCCGATGGGGGGCTTCTCAGCGGCGGCCTATGACCAGGATGATGATCGGCTCTGGCTTCTGAGTGATGCCCCCCGAGGGCATCTGGTGCCGTTCAGCGGTTTGCGGGCAAAGGTGACTGGCAGAGGTGCTCTGCGAGCCGGCCCCCGCTTACTGCTCAGGGACGGTGCGGGTGAACTGCTGCCTGAAGGGTTTGATGGTGAAGGCCTGGTGCTCGCCGGAGACGAGGCCTGGATCGTCAGTGAAGGCCGCCGCACCCAGGAGCGGCGCGCGAGGCTGCAGCGTCATTCCTTGCGCAACGGTCGTCTTCTGGAGGAGCGCTCGCTTCCCGCACCCTGGCAGGAGTGGCCTGGGCAGGGATTGAGGGCCAACAAAGGTCCTGAATCGCTCACGCGCACACCGGCCGGTGATCTGGTTCTGGCCGCCGAAGCTCCCCTGGTGCAGGACAGCCCTCTGGCGGACCAAGATCTGGTGCCACTGGCGGTTCAGGCAACCGGTGAGCCGCCGCGCAACTTGGGGCGGATCACGCTCGGCCCTGCGGGGGCCGCGGCATCCCGCTCACTGGGCCTTACGGAGCTTCTGGCCTTGGATGCTCCACCGGCTTTGCTGGCTCTTCTGCGCAGTTATGTGCCGCCCCAGCGTTGGACTGCGCAGCTGCAAGTGCTGCCCCTGCCCACGTCCCCTCTGGAGGAAGCGCCGCCCTTGGTCCCCTCCCAAGGCTGGGATCTGCTGGAGGCCGGCTTGCCTGCCGATAACTGGGAAGGGATGGCCTGGGGGCCCCAACTCGATGACGGCCGGGTCGTGCTTGTGCTGGTGGGATCCCGGCCCCGGGGCCAGACCGCTGCGGCTGCTGATTCAGGGGTGCCTGTTTCGTCTGAATGGCCTTTCAAGCCGGTGCCGACTCCACTGCCGGTGGACAGTGATGGCCTGACGGCTGCGCAGCAGCAGCAGGTGTATAGGCGCATTGCGGTGGAGGACCGCTTGGTGGTTCCCGAGGGGTATCGCGCCGATCTGATCGCGGCCTGGGGAGATCCGATGCCCCAGGGGCGCTTCGGCTTCAACAACGACTATCTCGGCTTTGTGTCCCGCGGATCGGACGATGCTCTGCTCACGGTGAATTTTGAGTACATCAGTGCCTTGCCCTGGACCGAGGGCTTCCGCGAGGTGGTCGGCCGCCCACTGCCCTGGCAGCAACTGGTCGCAGCTCTCGCCTCCCGCGACGGGGTGATCGATTGCACTGCGTTGCAGGGCAATGAGCGTTTGCTGGCTTTGATTCGCTCCGTCAGCGATGAAGCCATGGCGGATCTCGGGCTGGGGGTGATCGCCATCAGCCGGAATGGCGATGGCCAGTGGGCACGCCGCAGCGATCCTGTGGAGCGTCGGGTGGATGGTTTGGCTGGCTGGACTGATCCCTCCCAGCGCTTGCAAAGCACCGGGCCTGCGGCCGCGGTGTTTCGCCGCTCCGAGCGGATGGGCTACGACGATGGCCTCGGTGATCAGGTGATCGGTACCTTTGCCAACTGCGCAGGCGTTACCACGCCCTGGGGCACGGTGCTCAGTGCGGAGGAGAACTTTCAATCCCAGGTGCCGGAGCCGGTGTTCGCCGATGGCAGCGCGGTGTCTCCCTCCGAACGTCCCTTCGTCTGCCGGCAGACCCGGCTGGGGGGACTGGGCAATGTGTATGGCCTGGCTGGCAACAAGTACGGCTGGATGGTGGAGATCGACCCGGCAGCCCCCGAAACGCCAGTGCGCAAGCACACGGCGCTGGGGCGTTTCCGCCACGAGGCAGTGGCGCTTCGCGCTGAAGCGGGTGCTCCGCTGCGGGTTTACTCCGGCTGTGATCGCCGGGGCGGCCATCTCTACCGTTATGTCAGCGCCGAGCCTGTGACAATCCCTCGCGATCCAGGTAACTCGCGGTTGCTCGAGAACGGTGAGCTGCAGGTGGCCCGCTTCCATGTGGATGGAACCGGTGAATGGCTCCCCCTGCGTAGCAGATTCACCAGTGCGGCCGTTCCTGCCCAGCCGCTTCACGCAGGCGGGCCTGCGTTGCCCAGTGGAGCTTCCCCATTCCGATCGCCGGCGTGCCGGTGCGGAGTTCTTTCGCGAGGACGCCGCGGTGCAGGCCTACGCGAAGCGCTTCCCGACGCTGGGCAGTCTTTATTCGGGGGAAGGAGAACTCCTACAAGGAGCCATCCTGGTGGATGCCCACCTGGCGGCCCGAGCGGCAGGTGGAACTCCCACCGCCCGCCCTGAAGACACGGAGATCGATCCGTTAACGGGAGACCTACTGGTCGCCTTCACTTCGGGCTATCCCAGCACCACCGGTGGTCCGGACCCCGCCATCTTCCGCGGGCCCAATGGGGAAGCGATCTGGGGCCATGGCTGGGTGATGCGTCTATCGGATGATCCGGCCCGCAGCGGCGAGGCCAGTGGTGGCGCATTCCGTTGGCGCATGGCGGCCACCGGCGGAGAACCCTGGACTGGCGGTCTGGGTTTTACCAATCCCGACAACCTGGCGCTCGATGGCCAAGGCAATCTCTGGATCGTGACCGACCGTTCGGCCAAATCCTCGGCCAGCGATCAGTTCGGCAACAACAGCTGCTGGTTTGTGCCCCGAACCGGCGATAGCGAGGCCGAATGGGCCGCCTGCTTTGCGACCGGGCCGATGGAGTGTGAGCTTTGCGGACTCAGCCTGGATGACCAGGAGAGGGCCCTGTTTCTGGCCATTCAGCACCCTGGTGAAGTCCACGGTGCCCGGGGGCCCAGGGACCAGGAAATGCAAGTGCACACGTTGCGTGACCGTGATGGA belongs to Synechococcus sp. WH 7805 and includes:
- the larC gene encoding nickel pincer cofactor biosynthesis protein LarC — translated: MTSLFVDCPTGLAGDMLLAACLDLGVPEEVIHEPLRQLGFAHAYALSVEEASSGGLRGLRLVVESTEDEPPHRHWRELRDRISASPLSAPLRQRILSVFEALAEAEAAVHGTDPEAVHFHEVGAIDSLVDVVGVCAALEHLQVSSLLCQPPPAGRGTVTTAHGVLPVPVPAVLELARRHGLTLLGGMGWPEAELTTPTGLALMALQADGFGWPSVLQPVATGIGLGHRQLDRPNLLRLIQVQPAQCSASDQPQWQELVVQEAWIDDASAEAIAWLVEQLRSGGAQDVACAPIQMKKGRAGTAVTALVRADHADALRRIWWRESPTLGLRERHQGRWVLPRRRGMLSTSWGHLAAKQARRPDGQLEVKPERDALQQLADKCGLTPSRLLSQLRLDGEGFEPWEDWRC
- a CDS encoding lysylphosphatidylglycerol synthase domain-containing protein — translated: MLKLRRLQWPVYLPGGLKLWVTLLTLSFVAWALKGHAAGLRSLTISALGWWWLMLAIGLSWLSLVVNAVSWRVLVLWLGHGTGQTPLLPLYLSSNLLKYLPGGIWHFVKRVRALAPSIGTGPALVSVLLEPMLMAVAALLWVPFGGFQGGLALLAPLPALLLLPRWREPLLRRLERQRLRQLNRVQDDSSGVLTEPEQYGSGRDGYPWSPLLAELLFVACRFSGFWACLQVFGLNQVLSITAWLAAFALAWTAGLVVPAAPGGLGVFEAVLLLRLGQSVPEAPLLAVALSYRLVVTLADVLAAGGVGADRALSARWLASKA
- a CDS encoding alkaline phosphatase PhoX; the protein is METPPTAAQVLPCPLAAGWELVRTIPLPRTGSDGQPMGGFSAAAYDQDDDRLWLLSDAPRGHLVPFSGLRAKVTGRGALRAGPRLLLRDGAGELLPEGFDGEGLVLAGDEAWIVSEGRRTQERRARLQRHSLRNGRLLEERSLPAPWQEWPGQGLRANKGPESLTRTPAGDLVLAAEAPLVQDSPLADQDLVPLAVQATGEPPRNLGRITLGPAGAAASRSLGLTELLALDAPPALLALLRSYVPPQRWTAQLQVLPLPTSPLEEAPPLVPSQGWDLLEAGLPADNWEGMAWGPQLDDGRVVLVLVGSRPRGQTAAAADSGVPVSSEWPFKPVPTPLPVDSDGLTAAQQQQVYRRIAVEDRLVVPEGYRADLIAAWGDPMPQGRFGFNNDYLGFVSRGSDDALLTVNFEYISALPWTEGFREVVGRPLPWQQLVAALASRDGVIDCTALQGNERLLALIRSVSDEAMADLGLGVIAISRNGDGQWARRSDPVERRVDGLAGWTDPSQRLQSTGPAAAVFRRSERMGYDDGLGDQVIGTFANCAGVTTPWGTVLSAEENFQSQVPEPVFADGSAVSPSERPFVCRQTRLGGLGNVYGLAGNKYGWMVEIDPAAPETPVRKHTALGRFRHEAVALRAEAGAPLRVYSGCDRRGGHLYRYVSAEPVTIPRDPGNSRLLENGELQVARFHVDGTGEWLPLRSRFTSAAVPAQPLHAGGPALPSGASPFRSPACRCGVLSRGRRGAGLREALPDAGQSLFGGRRTPTRSHPGGCPPGGPSGRWNSHRPP
- a CDS encoding PhoX family phosphatase, whose amino-acid sequence is MDAHLAARAAGGTPTARPEDTEIDPLTGDLLVAFTSGYPSTTGGPDPAIFRGPNGEAIWGHGWVMRLSDDPARSGEASGGAFRWRMAATGGEPWTGGLGFTNPDNLALDGQGNLWIVTDRSAKSSASDQFGNNSCWFVPRTGDSEAEWAACFATGPMECELCGLSLDDQERALFLAIQHPGEVHGARGPRDQEMQVHTLRDRDGGVIEQLRTVAMGSNWPAQAPGRPPRPGVVAVQRRNGQPLLEG